In Hydractinia symbiolongicarpus strain clone_291-10 chromosome 4, HSymV2.1, whole genome shotgun sequence, the following proteins share a genomic window:
- the LOC130642305 gene encoding uncharacterized protein LOC130642305, with the protein MVFAHLNNKHPPLKVRSVVQANAIRHNLLNGRKGQDVLTADQKIAFREVFDLFDSNGGGTIDAEELDEALKSADIHLSTEEIADVLTSMDKDGNGEIDFEEFLQLMTNTERFLESVMFVDDQERKQREVLLFDALTQFMKKSALHSINEIVGYYHSKYKKVQAPHVIRHYADGARLIGLSEQQIRRHLDRLRESSVDNKSPYAQPPYALFVNSKAAIKKKKITPDKLAPIPENDAPPQLIQNSKISDNLNMLVPSCGGRGKIRLKFVINEKQERKSNNKSDNLRETQQTSMNSSVRHEAKGRKRYNGWVSQRITTTQIHLPVLTAELIKRQVTQENKICEDFRKSKILTFDDMSAIRHRVGNLAKAYYERIQTEKCVKASRHWESLAVEEMPSLSMRHAYHRVFKAYVNYHSMPVSSLCSRSLA; encoded by the exons ATGGTTTTTGCACACTTAAATAATAAACACCCGCCCCTCAA GGTTAGATCTGTTGTGCAAGCAAATGCGATTCGACATAATTTACTAAATGGAAGAAAAGGTCAAGATGTACTCACTGCAGATCAAAAAATag catTTCGTGAAGTATTTGACTTATTTGACAGCAACGGAGGAGGCACCATAGACGCAGAAGAGCTCGACGAAGCTTTAAAGTCAGCCGATATTCACCTTTCAACAGAAGAGATTGCCGATGTATTGACAAGCATGGATAAAGACG GAAATGGGGAGATTGATTTTGAAGAGTTTTTACAACTGATGACAAACACAGAACGATTCCTTGAAAGTGTCA tgtttGTTGACGACCAGGAACGAAAGCAACGAGAAGTGTTATTATTCGATGCTCTCACTCAATTCATGAAGAAATCCGCTTTGCACTCTATCAATGAAATCGTCGG CTACTACCACAGCAAATACAAGAAAGTGCAAGCGCCTCATGTCATTCGTCATTATGCAGACGGCGCGCGACTTATTGGGCTTTCTGAGCAACAGATTCGACGGCATTTAGATCGTTTGCGTGAATCGTCGGTTGATAACAAAAGTCCGTACGCTCAACCACCATACGCTTTGTTTGTGAATTCGAAAGCcgcaataaaaaagaagaaaataacaccGGATAAACTTGCACCG ATTCCGGAAAACGATGCTCCACCACAGCTAATACAGAATTCCAAA ATATCAGATAATCTAAATATGTTAGTTCCAAGTTGTGGTGGGCGAGGAAAAATTCGATTAAAATTCGTCATCAACGAAAAACAGGAAAGAAAG AGCAACAACAAATCCGACAACTTACGAGAAACACAACAAACATCAATGAACAGTTCTGTTCGACACGAAGCCAAGGGAAGAAaaagatacaacggttgggtgtcTCAACGAATCACAACCACACAAATACATCTACCAGTTCTTACTGCTGAGTTGATCAAACGGCAAGTGACGCAGGAGAATAAGATTTGCGAAGATTTTCGAAAGAGCAAAATATTAACTTTTGATGATATGTCAGCTATACGTCATAGG GTTGGTAATCTTGCAAAAGCTTATTACGAGAGAATTCAAACGGAAAAATGTGTGAAGGCGTCGCGACATTGGGAATCACTGGCTGTTGAGGAGATGCCGTCTTTGAGCATGCGTCACGCCTATCATCGTGTGTTTAAAGCCTACGTTAACTATCATAGTATGCCAGTTTCATCTTTGTGTTCAAGATCGCTAGCTTGA
- the LOC130641701 gene encoding DNA primase small subunit-like isoform X1: protein MDKNTSIPQDYSQDDLVELLRQYYKRLFPCKLYHRWLAYGGVSKNYFGNREFSFTLKDDVYIRYLSFADVSEFEKELIKRIPYKIDIGAVYNYKPKDHKTLQAGTFKPMEKELVFDIDMTDYDEVRTCCSGASICRKCWMFMTAALKILDAALEEDFGFKYRLWVYSGRRGIHCWVADSAARKLTQAGRSAVVEYLSVIKGSDSQVKKVYFKGSNLHPSLARANKIVKEFFCKYYLTEQNILDKEEQEKIMLKLIPDETTRQKVEKAWKDGNFSTKEKWDILENNVNAKMTLKHVLEEIMFQYVYPRLDINVSKGLNHLLKSPFCVHPKTGRVCVPIDPKQADEFDPMSVPTLSQLFQELDAAKEAADGNEADMKQKKDYMKTSLKHGIKIFQKFITDIEEKNKENRRSVNEQKAQTGDW from the exons TGTCGAAGAACTATTTTGGTAATCGTGAGTTTTCTTTCACCCTGAAAGATGATGTTTATATACGATACCTTTCATTTGCTGATGTAAGTGAATTTGAAAAAGAACTAATAAAGAGAATACCATATAAAATTGACATTGGAGCTGTTTACAATTACAAG ccAAAAGATCACAAAACGCTGCAAGCTGGAACATTTAAACCGATGGAGAAAGAATTAGTGTTTGATATCGACATGACTGATTATGATGAAGTCAGAACTTGTTGCAG TGGTGCGTCGATCTGTAGAAAGTGTTGGATGTTTATGACTGCCGCGTTGAAGATTCTCGATGCTGCTCTCGAAG AGGATTTCGGCTTTAAATACCGTCTGTGGGTGTACAGTGGTCGACGTGGTATTCATTGTTGGGTGGCAGACAGTGCAGCACGCAAGTTGACACAAGCTGGTCGCTCAGCTGTTGTGGAATATCTTAGTGTTATCAAG ggTAGCGATTcacaagtaaaaaaagtttatttcaaagGTTCAAATTTGCACCCTTCACTGGC aCGCGCCAACAAAATTGTGAAGGAATTCTTTTGCAAGTACTACCTAACAGAACAAAACATATTAGACAAAGAAGAGCAGGAAAAAATCATGCTGAAATTAATACCCGATGAAA CAACTCGGCAGAAAGTGGAAAAGGCGTGGAAAGATGGCAACTTCAGCACTAAAGAAAAGTGGGATATCCTCGAAAACAACGTAAACGCTAAAATGACACtg AAACACGTTTTGGAAGAAATTATGTTTCAGTATGTTTACCCCCGTCTTGACATCAATGTCAGTAAAGGATTGAATCATTTATTAAAAAGTCCTTTCTGCGTCCATCCGAAAACTG GTCGAGTGTGTGTACCAATCGATCCAAAGCAAGCAGATGAGTTTGACCCTATGAGTGTACCCACATTGAG TCAACTGTTTCAAGAATTAGATGCTGCTAAAGAAGCAGCTGATGGAAACGAGGCTGATATGAAGCAAAAAAAAG atTATATGAAGACATCGCTAAAGCATGGCATAAAAATTTTTCAGAAGTTTATAACCGATATTgaagagaaaaataaagaaaatagaaGAAGTGTCAATGAACAGAAAG ctCAAACGGGAGATTGGTGA